The proteins below come from a single Tenuifilum thalassicum genomic window:
- the xseA gene encoding exodeoxyribonuclease VII large subunit gives MEQTKQTYSLLELNNLVKERLKENFPSPYWVIGEISEIKEHNSGHCYLELIQKDENSNSIVARARATIWAYTYRMLKPYFESATGIKLTSSLKVMVLAQVTFHESFGYSLNITDIEPTYTIGDLELKKRETINKLIADGVFDMNRELSLNILPNRIAIISSSQAAGYQDFIDQLENNKENFKFDVTLFEATMQGEQAVRSIIDALTRINDRIDEFDAVAILRGGGATVDLSCFDNYELASHIAQFPLPIITGIGHEKDKSIADMVAYQAVKTPTALAEYLIDAIAEAESIYLNLKERLQDVASETLEKESSRLIQITTHLNNFCQLKLKKEEHAIISLSEQLFSSTKIAVFKSKSLISRLNESLNGLARHVINNRYQHIEALNKNISKTFLAKIHKDKQKLDFLNRMIATLDPINTLKKGFTITKINGNIVKSSKSIKTNDIITTIFHDGEVKSKV, from the coding sequence ATGGAGCAGACAAAGCAAACATACTCTCTACTGGAATTAAACAATCTTGTAAAAGAAAGGCTTAAGGAGAATTTTCCAAGCCCATACTGGGTTATAGGTGAAATTAGCGAAATAAAAGAACATAACTCGGGGCACTGCTACCTGGAGCTAATTCAAAAAGATGAAAACTCAAATAGCATTGTAGCAAGGGCAAGGGCAACAATCTGGGCATATACCTATCGAATGCTAAAGCCATACTTTGAATCAGCTACTGGAATAAAACTCACCTCCAGCCTTAAAGTAATGGTACTTGCACAGGTTACCTTTCATGAATCGTTTGGGTACAGCCTAAACATTACCGACATAGAACCAACTTACACTATTGGCGATTTAGAACTCAAAAAACGCGAAACCATTAATAAGCTCATAGCTGATGGTGTATTTGACATGAACCGCGAGCTATCGCTTAACATTCTACCAAATAGAATTGCTATTATCTCTTCGTCTCAAGCAGCTGGTTATCAAGACTTCATTGACCAACTCGAAAACAACAAAGAAAATTTCAAGTTTGATGTAACTCTATTCGAAGCAACCATGCAGGGCGAGCAAGCCGTGCGATCAATAATCGATGCCCTTACCAGAATTAACGACAGAATTGACGAATTTGATGCTGTTGCAATTCTCAGGGGTGGTGGTGCAACGGTAGACCTTTCATGTTTCGACAACTACGAACTTGCAAGCCACATTGCACAGTTCCCTCTTCCTATCATAACAGGTATAGGTCATGAAAAGGACAAAAGTATTGCCGACATGGTAGCATACCAAGCGGTTAAAACACCTACTGCGTTGGCTGAGTATCTTATTGATGCTATCGCCGAAGCTGAAAGCATCTACTTAAACCTTAAAGAACGCCTACAAGATGTTGCAAGCGAGACATTAGAAAAAGAGAGTTCAAGGTTAATCCAAATTACTACTCATCTCAATAACTTTTGCCAGCTAAAACTAAAAAAAGAGGAGCATGCCATTATCAGCTTGTCTGAACAGCTATTCTCTTCAACAAAGATTGCAGTTTTTAAAAGTAAATCGCTTATTAGTAGGCTAAACGAATCGTTAAATGGATTGGCTCGGCATGTTATTAATAATCGCTATCAACATATTGAAGCATTAAACAAAAACATCAGTAAAACGTTTTTAGCTAAAATTCACAAGGATAAACAAAAGTTAGATTTTTTAAACAGAATGATAGCAACATTGGACCCTATAAACACGTTAAAAAAAGGGTTTACAATAACAAAAATAAATGGTAATATTGTAAAAAGTAGTAAGAGCATTAAAACCAACGACATAATCACAACTATTTTTCATGACGGTGAAGTAAAAAGTAAAGTTTAA
- a CDS encoding ATP-binding protein, translating to MNRTFKNTSALFALVLLATAVFSQTISTNIDSLKNLLHTTNGIRKVNLLKEISVSFWNSNIDSSIYYAEKALLEAKKDGSDAALGEAYNNLGNAFAIKYKYDIALKYYQKALEHRERNGNPTKIADTYYNIGLLYRDQKKINNAIVNFETAADYYSKANDYESQLDSYNRIISIYTDINNKNKALEYSFKTLSIANAHNLDDKKANIYNRIGSLNRLLKNFDLAEKYYSLAFKEWKKSNNLYGMQSAYNNLGIIYDEKGQVQKALEYYNKSLELAIKLKDSSGIATAYNNIGYLNSSIKEYESALTNYYRSLKISEATNQKDAIFNTLNNIAAIYLKKNNLTLAQKTLKRALTLIKDVKEISYKLETHQLLSELYRKKGDFKKAYYHKNIELAYTDSLYTQQQIASITEMQTRYETEAKEKEIELLKKDVELKELQYKQQKNVQQVLISLTLLLAIIFIGTTLVLYIIRKKNRQLAEKNKELNIINTKLKESEANLKELNLTKDKLFTIIAHDLKNPFNALIGFSDILERNYHHLTDNEKKEYISVISESSKNLYKLLDNLLQWTRTQTGSINYIPEIFKLEPIINQEISTLSANAEKKNIVIKTNYNLNKSVFADKNSIATVIRNLLSNAIKFTDIGGKVEVTLRESTEEPKKAEVIIKDSGVGISKEDLDKIFLLDGSHSTKGTANESGTGLGLLLCHEFVTKNNGKIWVKSTRGKGSEFHFTLPTA from the coding sequence TTGAATAGAACTTTTAAAAATACGAGCGCACTTTTTGCCCTAGTACTCTTGGCAACTGCTGTTTTTTCGCAAACCATTTCCACAAATATCGACAGCCTAAAAAATTTATTGCACACTACAAATGGAATAAGAAAGGTTAATCTACTAAAAGAGATCTCTGTTTCCTTTTGGAACTCAAATATCGATTCATCAATATACTATGCTGAAAAGGCATTGCTAGAAGCTAAGAAAGACGGAAGCGACGCTGCTCTTGGCGAGGCCTATAATAATTTAGGGAATGCATTTGCCATTAAATATAAATACGACATCGCTTTAAAGTATTACCAGAAAGCATTAGAGCATAGAGAGCGTAATGGAAATCCTACAAAAATTGCTGATACCTACTATAACATTGGTCTTTTATATCGGGATCAAAAGAAAATAAACAATGCTATTGTCAATTTTGAAACAGCTGCTGATTATTATTCTAAAGCAAATGATTATGAATCTCAGCTAGACAGTTATAACAGAATCATAAGCATTTATACCGATATTAACAATAAAAACAAAGCGTTAGAATACTCATTCAAAACACTCAGTATAGCAAATGCTCATAACCTAGACGATAAAAAGGCAAATATTTATAACAGAATAGGCTCTTTAAACCGACTACTTAAAAATTTTGATCTAGCGGAGAAATATTATTCGCTTGCCTTTAAAGAATGGAAAAAAAGCAATAATCTTTATGGCATGCAATCTGCATATAACAACCTTGGTATTATTTATGACGAAAAAGGGCAAGTACAGAAAGCTTTAGAGTACTATAATAAATCCCTAGAGCTTGCAATAAAGTTAAAGGACTCTTCAGGCATAGCAACAGCGTATAATAATATTGGATACCTTAACTCTAGTATCAAAGAATACGAAAGTGCACTCACTAATTATTACAGATCCTTAAAAATATCAGAAGCCACCAACCAAAAAGATGCTATTTTTAACACTTTAAACAATATTGCAGCAATTTACCTAAAAAAAAACAACCTAACTTTAGCTCAGAAAACTCTCAAAAGAGCTTTAACCTTGATAAAGGATGTTAAAGAGATATCCTACAAACTAGAAACGCACCAGCTACTTTCTGAGCTATATAGAAAGAAAGGAGATTTCAAAAAAGCTTACTATCATAAGAACATTGAACTGGCCTACACCGACTCCCTTTATACGCAACAGCAAATTGCCAGCATCACCGAGATGCAAACTAGATATGAAACAGAGGCAAAAGAAAAAGAAATTGAACTCCTAAAGAAAGATGTTGAGCTAAAGGAACTACAATACAAACAGCAAAAAAATGTTCAGCAGGTTTTAATATCTCTTACACTTTTACTAGCAATTATTTTTATAGGTACCACTTTGGTGTTATATATCATCAGAAAAAAGAATAGGCAACTAGCTGAAAAAAATAAGGAACTCAATATAATTAACACAAAACTTAAAGAATCTGAAGCAAACTTAAAAGAACTAAACCTAACAAAAGACAAACTTTTTACAATCATCGCACATGATTTAAAAAACCCATTTAATGCATTAATTGGATTTAGCGACATCTTAGAACGCAACTATCATCATCTTACTGATAACGAGAAGAAAGAGTATATTTCTGTAATATCAGAATCTTCTAAAAACCTTTATAAACTCTTAGATAACCTTTTACAATGGACTAGAACTCAAACAGGAAGCATTAACTACATACCTGAAATTTTCAAGCTTGAACCAATCATCAACCAAGAAATTTCAACTTTAAGTGCTAATGCTGAAAAAAAGAATATAGTTATCAAAACGAATTATAACCTAAACAAATCGGTTTTTGCCGATAAAAATTCTATTGCAACTGTAATAAGAAATCTTTTAAGCAACGCTATAAAATTCACCGACATTGGAGGTAAGGTAGAAGTTACTCTACGCGAATCAACCGAGGAGCCAAAAAAAGCTGAAGTAATCATTAAAGACTCAGGTGTAGGTATAAGCAAAGAAGATCTAGATAAAATATTTCTTTTAGATGGTTCGCACAGCACAAAAGGCACAGCAAACGAATCTGGCACAGGACTAGGACTGTTGCTATGCCATGAATTTGTAACAAAGAACAATGGGAAAATCTGGGTAAAAAGCACCAGGGGCAAAGGAAGTGAATTCCATTTTACTCTTCCTACAGCCTAA
- the xseB gene encoding exodeoxyribonuclease VII small subunit, giving the protein MATKNIKYNEAIEEVEEIINQIESNELDIDELTSKIKRASDLLKICKQKLYKTEQDVQKLLDEMQEDS; this is encoded by the coding sequence ATGGCAACAAAGAATATAAAGTATAACGAAGCTATTGAAGAAGTAGAAGAGATTATAAACCAGATTGAATCGAATGAACTAGATATAGATGAGCTTACAAGCAAAATCAAACGGGCCTCGGACCTATTAAAAATCTGTAAACAAAAGCTCTACAAAACAGAACAAGATGTTCAAAAACTGCTTGACGAAATGCAAGAAGACAGCTAA
- a CDS encoding S1 family peptidase, which produces MYRKVWNQCSQSVCCINFYNEHGILVDALTGFKINKSLVTCEQAFYVKDARKVEIKFVELDANTPKAVLRLDYQEFVDDLRVGFTHNNSDYAVFNIDFPEFDSIPSLSLCERWSYPIGMDIAVLGFNSQEHNLSIKKGIVSSAFANKNGVRYLNIDTLICHGNSGAPVIDPETMQVIAIVSRRSNPVAKSYNDLMRYIKTNIEELRKIEGKFFVDDIDPIQVLIANQNQIKLLAQNMFKYTATGLSQAVMLDHIITYFNEKAILEQPRTSGLGVEVNIGLKNE; this is translated from the coding sequence ATGTACAGGAAAGTATGGAATCAGTGTTCGCAGTCCGTTTGTTGTATTAACTTTTACAACGAACATGGGATATTGGTAGATGCATTAACCGGTTTTAAAATAAATAAGTCGTTAGTTACATGTGAACAAGCGTTTTATGTAAAGGATGCACGAAAAGTTGAAATCAAGTTTGTTGAATTAGATGCTAATACTCCAAAAGCAGTATTGAGGCTAGATTACCAAGAGTTTGTTGATGACTTAAGGGTTGGGTTTACTCATAACAATTCTGATTATGCTGTTTTCAATATTGATTTCCCTGAGTTCGATTCAATCCCAAGCCTTTCTTTGTGTGAACGTTGGTCGTATCCCATTGGTATGGATATCGCTGTGCTAGGGTTTAACTCACAGGAACATAATCTATCTATCAAAAAAGGGATAGTTTCATCAGCATTTGCAAATAAAAATGGTGTTAGGTACTTAAATATCGATACATTGATATGCCATGGAAATAGTGGTGCGCCTGTTATTGACCCAGAAACAATGCAGGTAATAGCTATTGTTTCCAGAAGGAGCAACCCTGTTGCAAAATCGTACAACGATTTGATGCGCTACATTAAAACCAACATTGAAGAGTTGAGGAAAATAGAGGGTAAGTTTTTTGTTGACGACATTGACCCCATACAGGTACTCATTGCAAATCAAAATCAGATTAAACTTCTTGCTCAGAATATGTTTAAGTACACTGCTACAGGGCTCTCCCAGGCGGTTATGCTCGATCATATTATAACTTACTTTAATGAAAAAGCAATTTTAGAACAGCCCAGAACATCTGGTTTAGGTGTAGAAGTAAACATAGGTCTTAAAAACGAGTAG
- a CDS encoding tetratricopeptide repeat protein produces the protein MLFFKHLNATDFNTDSIVNQVKIYSTENPELAAVYCHKIFTQFKNNPNDTLAFSYHIAMSDYKKGIGLTNDALAHADTALNIANSMQNYSWSISAMLTKSSILTTSGNYSEAFKVIEKAKTLSLRTKKPENIIQCYLNYGDIYKELGRSKEAIEKKNEATALAKKYNTKLAESYKSLGSTQFYFGLYQDALKSYYEGLIAAEHLLDTSQIISITKNIGLIYRELGDFDKALTQLNDAMLLAQKTNKISEIAEILNIIGGVYIKFSRPKQALSYYNQSLALREKLNLKQSCIKTLSNLARTYLKLRQNDDAIKALQRAINLSKEVGDPITEANTQTDMGNTFLQLGNYAQALKQYLIALKIRQSYGKAEDIAKSMINIALVYRNLGLTQNALKYALDAKKTLENLEVKPDLKIYVFRNLGNIYLDKKDYAQAIAAYQKALELSEKKGDDILLTSILKNIAQAYLDWGNIRKARNTASQAAKIAIRNNQNQVLADIYNTLGNVEKKAKNYDLAIRHFTNAAQKYKSSANPTGEALCYRKIGEIYTIKKDFELAYNFINTSISTGWKIKNPYLVAYGFKSLYELEYKKENYKKALEYYQKHISIKDSIENAKHNESNLEAHINLELDKTKNEIKLIEAEVESLRTKVQLDKERIKKQKAQRNFLITIVLLLLFIAATTVFFYIQKKKLSQFQQEKYDELARINNELNRYRKELEQTIKTKDKLFSIIAHDLRSPFTGLLGFSEILSQKADELSIEEVKDYSHNIYLSASNILMLTENLLHWAKSQSGRIKLAPTKIDIQNLINDAIAVASIAAKEKNIQIQHSIKEPYKLIADYDTLLTVIRNLLSNAIKFTPSGGKVSVDVSKEMNSLKIKISDTGVGIEPENLSKLFKLDGYTTKGTNSESGTGLGLIICKEFTEANGGKIEVASTIGKGTTFTITLTLKND, from the coding sequence ATGCTTTTTTTCAAGCATCTTAATGCAACAGATTTCAATACAGACAGCATAGTGAATCAGGTCAAAATTTATTCTACAGAAAACCCCGAACTAGCTGCCGTTTACTGTCATAAAATTTTCACTCAGTTCAAAAATAACCCTAACGATACCCTAGCATTTAGCTATCATATAGCAATGAGCGACTACAAAAAGGGGATTGGGCTAACAAATGATGCACTGGCTCATGCAGACACAGCTCTTAACATTGCCAATTCAATGCAAAACTATAGCTGGTCTATTTCAGCCATGCTAACTAAATCATCGATACTTACTACAAGCGGAAACTATAGCGAAGCCTTTAAGGTTATAGAAAAAGCAAAAACGCTATCGCTTAGAACTAAAAAACCAGAAAATATAATCCAATGCTATTTGAACTACGGCGACATATACAAAGAGCTTGGGCGATCAAAGGAGGCTATTGAGAAAAAAAATGAGGCCACTGCTCTTGCAAAAAAGTACAATACAAAACTAGCTGAAAGTTATAAAAGCCTAGGAAGCACACAATTCTATTTTGGTTTATATCAAGATGCGCTAAAATCATACTATGAAGGACTTATAGCGGCAGAACATCTGCTCGATACTAGCCAAATAATTTCAATAACCAAAAACATAGGCCTGATATATAGAGAGCTAGGCGATTTTGACAAAGCACTTACTCAGCTAAACGATGCGATGTTATTAGCACAGAAGACAAACAAAATAAGCGAAATTGCTGAAATTCTAAATATTATCGGAGGTGTTTACATAAAATTTTCTCGTCCTAAACAAGCTCTCTCATACTACAATCAAAGCTTAGCCCTTAGAGAAAAACTAAATTTAAAGCAATCGTGTATAAAAACCCTCAGTAACCTGGCACGAACATATCTTAAACTAAGGCAAAACGACGATGCTATAAAAGCTCTTCAAAGAGCTATAAACCTTTCCAAAGAGGTTGGAGACCCAATAACCGAAGCAAACACGCAAACGGATATGGGTAACACATTCCTTCAACTTGGAAACTACGCCCAGGCACTAAAACAATACTTAATAGCCCTTAAAATAAGGCAATCCTATGGCAAAGCCGAAGATATTGCCAAATCTATGATAAACATAGCACTTGTATACAGAAACCTTGGATTAACACAAAACGCTCTCAAGTACGCATTAGATGCCAAAAAAACTTTAGAAAATCTAGAAGTTAAGCCAGACCTTAAAATATATGTTTTCCGCAACCTTGGAAACATCTATCTTGATAAAAAAGACTATGCCCAGGCTATCGCAGCGTATCAGAAAGCACTAGAACTCAGCGAAAAGAAAGGTGATGACATTTTATTAACCAGCATCTTAAAAAATATTGCACAGGCTTATTTAGACTGGGGAAATATCCGAAAAGCAAGAAACACGGCAAGCCAAGCAGCAAAAATTGCTATCAGGAATAACCAGAACCAAGTACTTGCAGATATCTATAACACGCTTGGAAATGTTGAGAAGAAAGCCAAGAACTACGATTTAGCAATAAGGCATTTCACTAATGCTGCCCAAAAATACAAAAGCTCAGCAAATCCAACTGGCGAAGCTCTGTGTTACAGGAAGATTGGCGAGATATATACAATAAAGAAAGACTTTGAACTTGCCTATAACTTCATAAACACATCAATTAGTACAGGTTGGAAAATTAAAAACCCTTACCTTGTTGCATATGGATTTAAGTCACTTTACGAGCTAGAGTACAAGAAAGAAAATTACAAAAAAGCCCTGGAATACTATCAGAAGCATATCAGCATAAAAGACAGTATTGAAAATGCAAAGCATAACGAATCAAACCTTGAAGCTCACATTAATCTTGAGCTTGATAAGACAAAAAATGAAATTAAACTGATAGAAGCTGAAGTTGAATCTTTAAGAACCAAGGTACAACTCGATAAGGAACGGATAAAAAAGCAAAAAGCACAACGCAACTTTCTAATAACCATAGTTCTGCTTCTTCTGTTCATTGCGGCAACAACTGTTTTCTTCTATATCCAAAAAAAGAAGTTAAGCCAATTCCAACAGGAAAAGTACGACGAACTCGCACGTATAAACAACGAATTAAATCGATATAGAAAAGAATTAGAGCAAACCATTAAAACGAAGGACAAGCTCTTTTCAATAATTGCTCACGATTTACGAAGCCCATTCACAGGTCTTTTAGGGTTCTCTGAAATATTATCACAAAAGGCAGATGAATTATCAATAGAAGAAGTAAAAGACTATAGCCATAACATTTACCTATCGGCATCTAACATTTTGATGCTGACAGAGAACCTGCTTCACTGGGCGAAAAGCCAGTCGGGCAGAATCAAACTAGCACCAACTAAGATTGATATTCAGAATCTTATCAACGATGCCATCGCTGTGGCATCAATTGCCGCAAAGGAAAAGAATATTCAAATTCAGCATTCCATTAAAGAACCCTACAAGTTAATTGCCGATTACGATACACTCTTAACCGTAATTCGAAACCTGCTTAGCAACGCAATCAAATTCACACCAAGCGGAGGGAAAGTATCGGTTGACGTATCGAAAGAGATGAATTCCTTAAAAATAAAAATATCGGACACAGGTGTTGGCATTGAACCGGAGAACCTTAGCAAGCTATTCAAGCTGGATGGTTACACAACCAAGGGCACAAACTCAGAAAGCGGCACGGGATTGGGTCTAATTATTTGCAAGGAATTTACAGAGGCAAACGGTGGTAAGATTGAGGTTGCAAGCACTATTGGAAAAGGAACAACATTTACTATAACTTTAACCTTAAAAAACGATTAG
- the cdd gene encoding cytidine deaminase translates to MLTIDYKELTVSDGMENWERELIEKAKDALSGSYSPYSHFRVGAAVLLENGEVITGSNQENGAYPSGLCAERVALFYAGSKYPNVPIKAMAVVASSGDGITKNPISPCGACRQVMLEYQNISKKAYPVYMVGENKIIRVSDVKDLLPFSFTNVDDVDNTK, encoded by the coding sequence ATGTTAACCATAGATTATAAAGAACTTACCGTCTCGGATGGAATGGAAAATTGGGAGAGGGAATTAATAGAAAAGGCTAAAGATGCATTAAGCGGAAGCTATTCGCCTTACTCGCATTTTAGGGTTGGAGCTGCTGTGTTACTTGAGAACGGCGAAGTTATTACTGGAAGCAATCAGGAAAACGGTGCCTATCCCTCGGGTTTATGTGCTGAACGTGTGGCATTATTCTATGCAGGTTCAAAATACCCAAACGTTCCTATTAAGGCAATGGCTGTTGTGGCATCAAGTGGCGATGGTATTACTAAAAACCCTATTTCACCTTGTGGAGCCTGTAGGCAGGTGATGCTTGAATATCAAAATATTTCTAAAAAGGCATACCCTGTTTATATGGTAGGTGAAAATAAAATAATTAGGGTGAGTGATGTTAAAGATCTTTTACCGTTTAGCTTTACTAACGTTGACGATGTAGATAATACGAAATAA
- a CDS encoding adenylate/guanylate cyclase domain-containing protein has product MPYKVLLASGSQQLKTDIYRIFSLVEDEFTIKEITDIEYIISFISEEDPDLILYDIHFENSASTDILKIIKADPKSADIPILAIVDFLQPEIVQQIFNAGADDFIGRPINTPELIQRTMVGIQRGRMLKKLKTLSSHFDSITTAISQAGNSVIIIDSKGEITWVNEGFKRLYECTLDYFKSVFGDNLFASNVSAKTADAFKRCLNGEYVIYESNWVTPNGKTKFIQTSLTPVFDDLQNLSHVVAIEMDITDLKIIEKNLADKNEHLQTITESLEEANKILEEQQLQIQKQSELLAEEKQKTEALLLNILPLEVANALQKKGFYKPKKFKEVSVMFADFVGFSKISKTYENIIDFLNVLSSYFEAFDEIITQRYIEKIKTIGDAYMCVGGVPRSNHSHPFDTVLAALELQQFVKEKAKQDAKSNKPIWAIRVGIHTGSVIAGVIGKHKFAYDIWGDTVNVASRMETACEPGKINISETTYNYIKDYFVCTPRGKIPAKNIGEIEMYFVERIKPEYSEDTEGYIPNNTLKKIVSSL; this is encoded by the coding sequence ATGCCATACAAGGTACTTTTAGCAAGCGGTAGCCAACAACTAAAAACTGATATTTATAGGATTTTCAGCCTCGTTGAGGATGAGTTTACTATCAAAGAAATAACAGATATTGAATACATCATATCCTTTATAAGTGAAGAAGATCCTGATCTCATTCTATATGACATCCATTTTGAAAATAGTGCATCAACTGACATTCTCAAAATAATAAAAGCAGATCCTAAATCTGCGGACATTCCCATTCTTGCCATTGTAGATTTTTTGCAACCTGAAATTGTACAACAAATCTTTAATGCTGGTGCCGACGATTTTATAGGCAGACCTATAAATACTCCTGAGCTTATTCAAAGGACAATGGTTGGCATACAACGTGGTCGTATGCTTAAAAAGTTAAAAACCCTTTCATCCCATTTCGACAGCATTACTACTGCTATAAGCCAAGCAGGGAACTCAGTTATCATAATTGACAGCAAAGGAGAAATCACCTGGGTTAACGAGGGGTTTAAAAGGCTCTACGAATGCACACTTGATTATTTTAAATCGGTTTTTGGCGATAATCTTTTTGCAAGTAATGTGAGTGCAAAAACCGCCGACGCGTTTAAACGTTGTTTAAATGGAGAGTATGTAATTTACGAAAGCAATTGGGTTACACCCAACGGAAAAACAAAATTTATACAAACCAGCTTAACCCCAGTTTTTGACGATCTCCAAAACCTCAGCCATGTTGTAGCCATAGAAATGGATATTACAGATCTTAAAATCATAGAAAAAAACTTAGCTGACAAAAACGAACATTTACAAACCATTACCGAAAGTCTTGAAGAAGCAAATAAGATACTAGAAGAGCAACAATTGCAAATTCAAAAGCAATCGGAATTACTTGCCGAAGAAAAACAAAAAACTGAAGCTCTGCTACTAAACATTCTCCCATTAGAGGTAGCGAATGCATTACAAAAGAAGGGGTTTTACAAGCCAAAGAAGTTCAAAGAAGTATCTGTGATGTTTGCTGATTTTGTAGGATTCTCAAAAATCAGCAAAACCTATGAAAACATTATCGATTTTTTAAATGTTCTTAGTAGCTACTTTGAGGCATTTGATGAAATTATTACGCAACGCTACATTGAAAAAATCAAAACAATTGGAGACGCGTACATGTGCGTTGGAGGGGTACCTAGGTCAAATCATAGTCACCCTTTCGATACTGTTCTTGCAGCACTTGAGCTACAACAGTTTGTAAAAGAGAAGGCAAAACAAGACGCTAAAAGCAATAAACCAATCTGGGCTATCAGAGTTGGGATTCATACAGGTAGCGTTATAGCTGGTGTAATTGGTAAGCACAAGTTTGCTTATGATATCTGGGGCGACACAGTAAATGTTGCAAGCAGAATGGAAACTGCATGCGAGCCAGGTAAAATCAACATATCCGAAACAACTTACAACTACATAAAAGATTACTTTGTTTGTACCCCTAGAGGTAAAATACCCGCTAAAAATATCGGCGAAATTGAGATGTACTTTGTTGAAAGGATCAAGCCCGAGTACTCTGAAGATACTGAAGGCTACATTCCTAACAACACCTTAAAGAAAATAGTATCGTCGTTATAA